One window of Alosa sapidissima isolate fAloSap1 chromosome 21, fAloSap1.pri, whole genome shotgun sequence genomic DNA carries:
- the pygo2 gene encoding pygopus homolog 2 isoform X3: MLKSPEKKRKKSNAQQGPAVSHLSEFAPPPTPMVDHLVASNPFDDDFGAPSRPGGAAFLSSPGASGAGGGYGGPGRMGGPMGFMGGPGGPGGGPPGRRPPFGPPPPNAGPHHLGGFGMPGFPGGGGGGGGGGGFPPGGPSQFNMPPNFSPPMHPSQGFNPMLSPGGMGGPGGGGPPHPRFGMPPQQPQHGQGVHPFNSPPLPGGGGPRGPPHGPMNPMGGMPGGMNMMGGMGGPGGGNMVGGHPGLPPQGQFPPNQEGPYPGPSPPGNDEGKNFGPGGPQPGPPQQQPPNLNPSGPPTNNNTPGPSPSSGPPQPGGGFPGHPDVQHPNPNTPGQPSSVPPPPNPNSSPTGPLNGPQQPPSNQHPPPNSTGGPSSNNSSQQPPQTTPPNSAPGPTPYNQQNSGPGSAPMANQPPNSTPNNLPNNGGGNTPGNNPNPPSNSTPTPTTQSPLPPGPAPPSSGPGGGPPKMGGGSVCPCGFCLSEVHDDQEAILCEASCKRWFHRDCTGLTEPAYGLLNREDAAIWACDFCLKSKEIQAVYVRQGMGQLVAANEG; the protein is encoded by the exons ATGCTGAAGAGCccggagaaaaagagaaaaaaatccaATGCACAG CAGGGGCCGGCGGTTTCGCACCTCTCCGAGTTCGCGCCCCCGCCCACCCCCATGGTCGACCACCTGGTGGCCTCCAACCCGTTCGATGACGACTTCGGAGCCCCGTCCCGCCCCGGTGGTGCTGCCTTCCTGTCCAGCCCGGGGGCGAGTGGGGCCGGCGGGGGCTATGGGGGTCCCGGCCGAATGGGGGGCCCCATGGGCTTCATGGGGGGCCCTGGCGGGCCTGGAGGAGGTCCGCCTGGACGCAGGCCGCCGTTCGGTCCACCTCCACCCAACGCCGGGCCGCACCACCTAGGTGGTTTTGGGATGCCAGGGTTtccaggaggtggaggaggcggCGGTGGTGGAGGTGGCTTCCCCCCTGGCGGGCCGTCGCAGTTCAACATGCCTCCCAACTTTAGCCCGCCCATGCATCCTAGTCAAGGATTCAATCCCATGTTGTCCCCTGGCGGGATGGGTGGACCAGGGGGCGGGGGACCCCCACATCCGCGCTTCGGGATGCCTCCGCAGCAGCCTCAGCATGGCCAGGGCGTCCACCCCTTCAACAGCCCTCCTTTACCAGGTGGAGggggtccccgggggccaccccACGGGCCTATGAACCCCATGGGCGGCATGCCAGGCGGGATGAACATGATGGGAGGCATGGGGGGCCCTGGAGGAGGAAACATGGTTGGGGGTCATCCGGGGTTACCCCCACAAGGACAGTTTCCACCGAACCAGGAAGGCCCCTACCCAGGCCCCAGTCCTCCAGGCAACGACGAAGGGAAGAACTTTGGCCCTGGTGGCCCCCAACCAGGCCCACCCCAGCAGCAGCCCCCTAACCTAAACCCCTCCGGCCCCCCGACCAACAACAACACCCCTGGGCCTTCCCCATCCTCCGGCCCCCCCCAGCCTGGGGGAGGATTCCCCGGTCACCCCGACGTCCAGCATCCCAACCCAAACACCCCCGGCCAGCCCTCTTCCGTCCCACCCCCTCCCAACCCCAACTCCTCTCCCACTGGCCCTCTGAATGGCCCTCAGCAGCCGCCGTCCAATCAGCATCCGCCGCCGAACTCCACCGGTGGCCCGTCCTCCAACAACTCTTCCCAGCAGCCGCCGCAGACGACGCCCCCCAACTCCGCCCCTGGTCCCACGCCGTACAATCAACAGAACAGTGGCCCGGGTTCTGCCCCCATGGCTAACCAACCGCCCAACTCCACCCCTAACAACTTGCCCAACAACGGTGGTGGCAACACGCCTGGCAACAACCCCAACCCCCCGTCCAATTCCACCCCGACTCCCACCACCCAGTCACCCCTGCCCCCTGGTCCCGCGCCCCCCTCTTCCGGTCCCGGCGGGGGCCCCCCGAAAATGGGCGGGGGGTCGGTTTGCCCCTGCGGCTTTTGCCTGTCCGAGGTGCACGACGACCAGGAGGCCATCTTGTGCGAGGCGTCGTGCAAGCGCTGGTTCCACCGCGACTGCACGGGCCTGACGGAGCCGGCGTACGGGCTCCTGAACCGCGAGGACGCCGCCATCTGGGCCTGCGACTTCTGCCTCAAGAGCAAGGAGATCCAGGCAGTGTACGTACGACAGGGGATGGGCCAGCTGGTGGCGGCTAACgagggctga
- the pygo2 gene encoding pygopus homolog 2 isoform X1 yields MAAESGRLLAGQSQGKRGKGSQMLKSPEKKRKKSNAQQGPAVSHLSEFAPPPTPMVDHLVASNPFDDDFGAPSRPGGAAFLSSPGASGAGGGYGGPGRMGGPMGFMGGPGGPGGGPPGRRPPFGPPPPNAGPHHLGGFGMPGFPGGGGGGGGGGGFPPGGPSQFNMPPNFSPPMHPSQGFNPMLSPGGMGGPGGGGPPHPRFGMPPQQPQHGQGVHPFNSPPLPGGGGPRGPPHGPMNPMGGMPGGMNMMGGMGGPGGGNMVGGHPGLPPQGQFPPNQEGPYPGPSPPGNDEGKNFGPGGPQPGPPQQQPPNLNPSGPPTNNNTPGPSPSSGPPQPGGGFPGHPDVQHPNPNTPGQPSSVPPPPNPNSSPTGPLNGPQQPPSNQHPPPNSTGGPSSNNSSQQPPQTTPPNSAPGPTPYNQQNSGPGSAPMANQPPNSTPNNLPNNGGGNTPGNNPNPPSNSTPTPTTQSPLPPGPAPPSSGPGGGPPKMGGGSVCPCGFCLSEVHDDQEAILCEASCKRWFHRDCTGLTEPAYGLLNREDAAIWACDFCLKSKEIQAVYVRQGMGQLVAANEG; encoded by the exons ATGGCTGCCGAATCGGGGAGACTACTGGCGGGACAAAGTCAAGGAAAACGAGGCAAAG GTTCACAGATGCTGAAGAGCccggagaaaaagagaaaaaaatccaATGCACAG CAGGGGCCGGCGGTTTCGCACCTCTCCGAGTTCGCGCCCCCGCCCACCCCCATGGTCGACCACCTGGTGGCCTCCAACCCGTTCGATGACGACTTCGGAGCCCCGTCCCGCCCCGGTGGTGCTGCCTTCCTGTCCAGCCCGGGGGCGAGTGGGGCCGGCGGGGGCTATGGGGGTCCCGGCCGAATGGGGGGCCCCATGGGCTTCATGGGGGGCCCTGGCGGGCCTGGAGGAGGTCCGCCTGGACGCAGGCCGCCGTTCGGTCCACCTCCACCCAACGCCGGGCCGCACCACCTAGGTGGTTTTGGGATGCCAGGGTTtccaggaggtggaggaggcggCGGTGGTGGAGGTGGCTTCCCCCCTGGCGGGCCGTCGCAGTTCAACATGCCTCCCAACTTTAGCCCGCCCATGCATCCTAGTCAAGGATTCAATCCCATGTTGTCCCCTGGCGGGATGGGTGGACCAGGGGGCGGGGGACCCCCACATCCGCGCTTCGGGATGCCTCCGCAGCAGCCTCAGCATGGCCAGGGCGTCCACCCCTTCAACAGCCCTCCTTTACCAGGTGGAGggggtccccgggggccaccccACGGGCCTATGAACCCCATGGGCGGCATGCCAGGCGGGATGAACATGATGGGAGGCATGGGGGGCCCTGGAGGAGGAAACATGGTTGGGGGTCATCCGGGGTTACCCCCACAAGGACAGTTTCCACCGAACCAGGAAGGCCCCTACCCAGGCCCCAGTCCTCCAGGCAACGACGAAGGGAAGAACTTTGGCCCTGGTGGCCCCCAACCAGGCCCACCCCAGCAGCAGCCCCCTAACCTAAACCCCTCCGGCCCCCCGACCAACAACAACACCCCTGGGCCTTCCCCATCCTCCGGCCCCCCCCAGCCTGGGGGAGGATTCCCCGGTCACCCCGACGTCCAGCATCCCAACCCAAACACCCCCGGCCAGCCCTCTTCCGTCCCACCCCCTCCCAACCCCAACTCCTCTCCCACTGGCCCTCTGAATGGCCCTCAGCAGCCGCCGTCCAATCAGCATCCGCCGCCGAACTCCACCGGTGGCCCGTCCTCCAACAACTCTTCCCAGCAGCCGCCGCAGACGACGCCCCCCAACTCCGCCCCTGGTCCCACGCCGTACAATCAACAGAACAGTGGCCCGGGTTCTGCCCCCATGGCTAACCAACCGCCCAACTCCACCCCTAACAACTTGCCCAACAACGGTGGTGGCAACACGCCTGGCAACAACCCCAACCCCCCGTCCAATTCCACCCCGACTCCCACCACCCAGTCACCCCTGCCCCCTGGTCCCGCGCCCCCCTCTTCCGGTCCCGGCGGGGGCCCCCCGAAAATGGGCGGGGGGTCGGTTTGCCCCTGCGGCTTTTGCCTGTCCGAGGTGCACGACGACCAGGAGGCCATCTTGTGCGAGGCGTCGTGCAAGCGCTGGTTCCACCGCGACTGCACGGGCCTGACGGAGCCGGCGTACGGGCTCCTGAACCGCGAGGACGCCGCCATCTGGGCCTGCGACTTCTGCCTCAAGAGCAAGGAGATCCAGGCAGTGTACGTACGACAGGGGATGGGCCAGCTGGTGGCGGCTAACgagggctga
- the pygo2 gene encoding pygopus homolog 2 isoform X2: MAAESGRLLAGQSQGKRGKGSQMLKSPEKKRKKSNAQGPAVSHLSEFAPPPTPMVDHLVASNPFDDDFGAPSRPGGAAFLSSPGASGAGGGYGGPGRMGGPMGFMGGPGGPGGGPPGRRPPFGPPPPNAGPHHLGGFGMPGFPGGGGGGGGGGGFPPGGPSQFNMPPNFSPPMHPSQGFNPMLSPGGMGGPGGGGPPHPRFGMPPQQPQHGQGVHPFNSPPLPGGGGPRGPPHGPMNPMGGMPGGMNMMGGMGGPGGGNMVGGHPGLPPQGQFPPNQEGPYPGPSPPGNDEGKNFGPGGPQPGPPQQQPPNLNPSGPPTNNNTPGPSPSSGPPQPGGGFPGHPDVQHPNPNTPGQPSSVPPPPNPNSSPTGPLNGPQQPPSNQHPPPNSTGGPSSNNSSQQPPQTTPPNSAPGPTPYNQQNSGPGSAPMANQPPNSTPNNLPNNGGGNTPGNNPNPPSNSTPTPTTQSPLPPGPAPPSSGPGGGPPKMGGGSVCPCGFCLSEVHDDQEAILCEASCKRWFHRDCTGLTEPAYGLLNREDAAIWACDFCLKSKEIQAVYVRQGMGQLVAANEG; this comes from the exons ATGGCTGCCGAATCGGGGAGACTACTGGCGGGACAAAGTCAAGGAAAACGAGGCAAAG GTTCACAGATGCTGAAGAGCccggagaaaaagagaaaaaaatccaATGCACAG GGGCCGGCGGTTTCGCACCTCTCCGAGTTCGCGCCCCCGCCCACCCCCATGGTCGACCACCTGGTGGCCTCCAACCCGTTCGATGACGACTTCGGAGCCCCGTCCCGCCCCGGTGGTGCTGCCTTCCTGTCCAGCCCGGGGGCGAGTGGGGCCGGCGGGGGCTATGGGGGTCCCGGCCGAATGGGGGGCCCCATGGGCTTCATGGGGGGCCCTGGCGGGCCTGGAGGAGGTCCGCCTGGACGCAGGCCGCCGTTCGGTCCACCTCCACCCAACGCCGGGCCGCACCACCTAGGTGGTTTTGGGATGCCAGGGTTtccaggaggtggaggaggcggCGGTGGTGGAGGTGGCTTCCCCCCTGGCGGGCCGTCGCAGTTCAACATGCCTCCCAACTTTAGCCCGCCCATGCATCCTAGTCAAGGATTCAATCCCATGTTGTCCCCTGGCGGGATGGGTGGACCAGGGGGCGGGGGACCCCCACATCCGCGCTTCGGGATGCCTCCGCAGCAGCCTCAGCATGGCCAGGGCGTCCACCCCTTCAACAGCCCTCCTTTACCAGGTGGAGggggtccccgggggccaccccACGGGCCTATGAACCCCATGGGCGGCATGCCAGGCGGGATGAACATGATGGGAGGCATGGGGGGCCCTGGAGGAGGAAACATGGTTGGGGGTCATCCGGGGTTACCCCCACAAGGACAGTTTCCACCGAACCAGGAAGGCCCCTACCCAGGCCCCAGTCCTCCAGGCAACGACGAAGGGAAGAACTTTGGCCCTGGTGGCCCCCAACCAGGCCCACCCCAGCAGCAGCCCCCTAACCTAAACCCCTCCGGCCCCCCGACCAACAACAACACCCCTGGGCCTTCCCCATCCTCCGGCCCCCCCCAGCCTGGGGGAGGATTCCCCGGTCACCCCGACGTCCAGCATCCCAACCCAAACACCCCCGGCCAGCCCTCTTCCGTCCCACCCCCTCCCAACCCCAACTCCTCTCCCACTGGCCCTCTGAATGGCCCTCAGCAGCCGCCGTCCAATCAGCATCCGCCGCCGAACTCCACCGGTGGCCCGTCCTCCAACAACTCTTCCCAGCAGCCGCCGCAGACGACGCCCCCCAACTCCGCCCCTGGTCCCACGCCGTACAATCAACAGAACAGTGGCCCGGGTTCTGCCCCCATGGCTAACCAACCGCCCAACTCCACCCCTAACAACTTGCCCAACAACGGTGGTGGCAACACGCCTGGCAACAACCCCAACCCCCCGTCCAATTCCACCCCGACTCCCACCACCCAGTCACCCCTGCCCCCTGGTCCCGCGCCCCCCTCTTCCGGTCCCGGCGGGGGCCCCCCGAAAATGGGCGGGGGGTCGGTTTGCCCCTGCGGCTTTTGCCTGTCCGAGGTGCACGACGACCAGGAGGCCATCTTGTGCGAGGCGTCGTGCAAGCGCTGGTTCCACCGCGACTGCACGGGCCTGACGGAGCCGGCGTACGGGCTCCTGAACCGCGAGGACGCCGCCATCTGGGCCTGCGACTTCTGCCTCAAGAGCAAGGAGATCCAGGCAGTGTACGTACGACAGGGGATGGGCCAGCTGGTGGCGGCTAACgagggctga
- the pygo2 gene encoding pygopus homolog 2 isoform X4 yields the protein MLKSPEKKRKKSNAQGPAVSHLSEFAPPPTPMVDHLVASNPFDDDFGAPSRPGGAAFLSSPGASGAGGGYGGPGRMGGPMGFMGGPGGPGGGPPGRRPPFGPPPPNAGPHHLGGFGMPGFPGGGGGGGGGGGFPPGGPSQFNMPPNFSPPMHPSQGFNPMLSPGGMGGPGGGGPPHPRFGMPPQQPQHGQGVHPFNSPPLPGGGGPRGPPHGPMNPMGGMPGGMNMMGGMGGPGGGNMVGGHPGLPPQGQFPPNQEGPYPGPSPPGNDEGKNFGPGGPQPGPPQQQPPNLNPSGPPTNNNTPGPSPSSGPPQPGGGFPGHPDVQHPNPNTPGQPSSVPPPPNPNSSPTGPLNGPQQPPSNQHPPPNSTGGPSSNNSSQQPPQTTPPNSAPGPTPYNQQNSGPGSAPMANQPPNSTPNNLPNNGGGNTPGNNPNPPSNSTPTPTTQSPLPPGPAPPSSGPGGGPPKMGGGSVCPCGFCLSEVHDDQEAILCEASCKRWFHRDCTGLTEPAYGLLNREDAAIWACDFCLKSKEIQAVYVRQGMGQLVAANEG from the exons ATGCTGAAGAGCccggagaaaaagagaaaaaaatccaATGCACAG GGGCCGGCGGTTTCGCACCTCTCCGAGTTCGCGCCCCCGCCCACCCCCATGGTCGACCACCTGGTGGCCTCCAACCCGTTCGATGACGACTTCGGAGCCCCGTCCCGCCCCGGTGGTGCTGCCTTCCTGTCCAGCCCGGGGGCGAGTGGGGCCGGCGGGGGCTATGGGGGTCCCGGCCGAATGGGGGGCCCCATGGGCTTCATGGGGGGCCCTGGCGGGCCTGGAGGAGGTCCGCCTGGACGCAGGCCGCCGTTCGGTCCACCTCCACCCAACGCCGGGCCGCACCACCTAGGTGGTTTTGGGATGCCAGGGTTtccaggaggtggaggaggcggCGGTGGTGGAGGTGGCTTCCCCCCTGGCGGGCCGTCGCAGTTCAACATGCCTCCCAACTTTAGCCCGCCCATGCATCCTAGTCAAGGATTCAATCCCATGTTGTCCCCTGGCGGGATGGGTGGACCAGGGGGCGGGGGACCCCCACATCCGCGCTTCGGGATGCCTCCGCAGCAGCCTCAGCATGGCCAGGGCGTCCACCCCTTCAACAGCCCTCCTTTACCAGGTGGAGggggtccccgggggccaccccACGGGCCTATGAACCCCATGGGCGGCATGCCAGGCGGGATGAACATGATGGGAGGCATGGGGGGCCCTGGAGGAGGAAACATGGTTGGGGGTCATCCGGGGTTACCCCCACAAGGACAGTTTCCACCGAACCAGGAAGGCCCCTACCCAGGCCCCAGTCCTCCAGGCAACGACGAAGGGAAGAACTTTGGCCCTGGTGGCCCCCAACCAGGCCCACCCCAGCAGCAGCCCCCTAACCTAAACCCCTCCGGCCCCCCGACCAACAACAACACCCCTGGGCCTTCCCCATCCTCCGGCCCCCCCCAGCCTGGGGGAGGATTCCCCGGTCACCCCGACGTCCAGCATCCCAACCCAAACACCCCCGGCCAGCCCTCTTCCGTCCCACCCCCTCCCAACCCCAACTCCTCTCCCACTGGCCCTCTGAATGGCCCTCAGCAGCCGCCGTCCAATCAGCATCCGCCGCCGAACTCCACCGGTGGCCCGTCCTCCAACAACTCTTCCCAGCAGCCGCCGCAGACGACGCCCCCCAACTCCGCCCCTGGTCCCACGCCGTACAATCAACAGAACAGTGGCCCGGGTTCTGCCCCCATGGCTAACCAACCGCCCAACTCCACCCCTAACAACTTGCCCAACAACGGTGGTGGCAACACGCCTGGCAACAACCCCAACCCCCCGTCCAATTCCACCCCGACTCCCACCACCCAGTCACCCCTGCCCCCTGGTCCCGCGCCCCCCTCTTCCGGTCCCGGCGGGGGCCCCCCGAAAATGGGCGGGGGGTCGGTTTGCCCCTGCGGCTTTTGCCTGTCCGAGGTGCACGACGACCAGGAGGCCATCTTGTGCGAGGCGTCGTGCAAGCGCTGGTTCCACCGCGACTGCACGGGCCTGACGGAGCCGGCGTACGGGCTCCTGAACCGCGAGGACGCCGCCATCTGGGCCTGCGACTTCTGCCTCAAGAGCAAGGAGATCCAGGCAGTGTACGTACGACAGGGGATGGGCCAGCTGGTGGCGGCTAACgagggctga